From Roseovarius nanhaiticus, one genomic window encodes:
- a CDS encoding SlyX family protein, whose translation MEQLEEQIAHLTRAVDDLSDTVARQDTEIATLTRRVEMLMRREAARDSDGGGSVTLGDERPPHY comes from the coding sequence ATGGAACAGCTCGAAGAACAGATCGCCCATCTCACCCGCGCCGTCGATGATCTGTCGGATACGGTCGCGCGGCAAGATACCGAGATCGCAACGCTCACCCGCCGGGTCGAGATGCTGATGCGCCGCGAGGCCGCGCGCGACAGCGATGGCGGCGGCTCGGTCACCTTGGGCGATGAGCGCCCGCCGCATTACTGA